A region from the Candidatus Polarisedimenticolia bacterium genome encodes:
- the add gene encoding adenosine deaminase, with amino-acid sequence MRKTELHQHVDGSIPPGKIWAMMRRHRLNPVPTLSAMRQLLTIQPGEEGTLLTYLDKFHYPLWITQFYENIQVLTEGIVAEAARHGVETLELRYSPVIHTYAGLTLRQAIRAVLSGLNRASKRHGVRCGLIIIAMRQHGPHIAKIVARQAISEAQHLHERCGVVGFDIAGPERSTPPRLFREAYEVASRGGLGVTAHSGEEVGPEVVWQTIDDLGVSRIGHACSAVRDRSLMRRLARDKILVECCPTSNYQTGAVRRGAPHPIAEFVQRGVPVAICTDNTTVSGTDQTKETALLSRYFSLADIRRIHAQARDYSYIARRPKPRVA; translated from the coding sequence ATGAGGAAGACCGAGCTCCACCAGCACGTCGACGGCTCGATCCCGCCGGGGAAGATCTGGGCCATGATGCGGCGGCACCGCCTGAATCCCGTTCCGACCCTTTCGGCGATGCGCCAGCTCCTGACGATTCAGCCGGGAGAAGAGGGGACCCTCCTCACCTACCTCGACAAGTTCCACTACCCGCTCTGGATCACCCAGTTCTACGAGAACATCCAGGTCCTCACCGAAGGGATCGTCGCCGAAGCGGCGCGCCACGGGGTGGAGACGCTGGAATTGCGTTATTCGCCGGTCATCCACACCTACGCCGGGCTGACGCTGCGCCAGGCGATCCGCGCCGTCCTGAGCGGATTGAATCGGGCCTCGAAGCGGCACGGCGTGCGCTGCGGCCTGATCATCATCGCCATGCGCCAGCACGGCCCTCACATTGCCAAGATCGTCGCGCGCCAGGCGATCTCGGAGGCGCAGCACCTTCACGAGCGCTGCGGCGTCGTCGGCTTCGACATCGCGGGACCCGAGCGCTCCACGCCGCCGCGCCTGTTCCGCGAAGCGTATGAAGTCGCCTCCCGGGGGGGCCTGGGGGTCACGGCTCATTCGGGCGAGGAGGTCGGCCCGGAAGTGGTCTGGCAGACGATCGACGATCTCGGCGTGTCGCGGATCGGCCATGCCTGCTCGGCCGTGCGGGATCGCTCGCTGATGCGCCGGCTGGCCCGGGACAAGATCCTGGTGGAGTGCTGTCCGACCTCCAACTATCAGACCGGCGCGGTCCGGCGCGGCGCGCCGCATCCCATCGCGGAATTCGTCCAGCGCGGCGTTCCGGTGGCGATCTGCACCGACAACACCACCGTCTCGGGGACCGATCAAACGAAGGAGACGGCTCTCCTGTCCCGCTACTTCAGCCTCGCCGACATCCGGCGGATCCACGCCCAAGCTCGCGATTATTCCTACATCGCGAGACGCCCGAAGCCGCGCGTCGCCTGA
- a CDS encoding ferritin-like domain-containing protein, with protein MELATLEALYVEQLKDLYSAEKQILKALPKMIKAAGHQKLKEAFSAHERQTQTHVERLEQIFKGLEVSPKGKKCVGMEGLLKEGAELIQEDPEPGVLDAGLISAAQHVEHYEMAGYGTVRTWARLLTFEDQAELLQQTLDEEGDTDKILTELAETSVNVDADLQPQMTARTAERHRM; from the coding sequence ATGGAACTCGCTACTCTTGAAGCTCTGTATGTCGAGCAGCTCAAGGACCTTTACAGCGCCGAGAAGCAGATTCTCAAGGCGCTCCCCAAGATGATCAAGGCCGCCGGTCACCAGAAGCTGAAGGAGGCTTTCTCGGCGCACGAGCGGCAGACGCAAACCCACGTGGAGCGGCTGGAGCAGATTTTCAAGGGCCTGGAAGTGAGCCCGAAAGGCAAGAAGTGCGTCGGCATGGAGGGCCTCCTGAAGGAGGGCGCCGAGCTGATCCAGGAGGATCCCGAGCCCGGCGTGCTCGACGCCGGATTGATCTCGGCCGCCCAGCACGTCGAGCACTACGAGATGGCCGGTTACGGAACGGTCCGGACCTGGGCCAGACTGCTCACGTTCGAAGATCAGGCCGAGCTGCTCCAGCAGACTCTCGACGAGGAAGGCGACACCGACAAGATCCTCACCGAGTTGGCGGAGACGTCGGTCAATGTCGATGCCGACCTGCAGCCTCAAATGACGGCGCGGACGGCCGAGCGGCACCGGATGTAG
- a CDS encoding GNAT family N-acetyltransferase, whose product MAQATRMPDSSIAGARDAVRSVAPGAQLRVSLVTEPSAFLRLKKEWNALAESTHDEPFHRHEYVRSWIESFAPGASLRILTGRDERDRLVALLPLIERRSRLLGLGVREWSSPTNVHSFRFDFLALDPAAAAPFFLARLAAQREWDLLRLADVPPQGSAWHLYDAACGAGWPAGIYPAQKSPYLPLPASFDDLAGLWSSKFRSNLRRRRRLLERRGRVEVERVGAGPGLAKILDACFRLEGRGWKGKHGDSAQRDPRIGSFYRSLAERSGGSFSLSLLKLDGKLIAFHYGLTRRRVYSLLLTSYDESFRECSPGHLLVEEVLRDCLAEGVREFDFLGCDLEWKRAWTESSRSHSWLFMFRNDSWGRALRGAKFTWAPAARRMIGSFFHRGPLLGSASEGGS is encoded by the coding sequence ATGGCGCAGGCCACGAGGATGCCCGACTCGAGCATCGCCGGCGCTCGCGACGCGGTCCGGAGCGTCGCGCCAGGGGCCCAGTTGCGCGTGAGCCTGGTGACGGAGCCTTCGGCCTTCCTCCGCCTGAAGAAGGAGTGGAACGCTCTGGCGGAATCGACCCACGACGAGCCCTTCCATCGCCATGAATACGTGCGAAGCTGGATCGAGAGCTTCGCCCCCGGCGCGTCCCTCCGGATTCTCACGGGCCGGGACGAGCGGGATCGGCTGGTCGCGCTGCTCCCCCTGATCGAGCGGCGCTCCCGGCTCCTCGGCCTGGGCGTGCGCGAATGGTCCTCCCCGACGAACGTGCATTCCTTCCGTTTCGACTTTCTGGCTCTGGATCCCGCCGCGGCGGCGCCGTTTTTTCTCGCCCGGCTGGCCGCCCAGAGAGAATGGGACTTGCTCCGGCTCGCCGACGTCCCTCCCCAGGGGAGCGCCTGGCATCTCTATGACGCGGCCTGCGGGGCCGGCTGGCCGGCCGGGATCTATCCGGCGCAGAAGAGTCCCTACCTTCCGCTCCCCGCCTCGTTCGACGATCTGGCCGGCCTGTGGAGCTCGAAATTCCGCTCCAATCTCCGGCGCCGCCGCCGGCTCCTCGAGCGCCGCGGCCGCGTCGAGGTGGAGCGCGTCGGGGCCGGCCCGGGGCTCGCGAAGATCCTCGACGCGTGCTTCCGGCTGGAAGGGCGCGGCTGGAAGGGAAAGCACGGCGACAGCGCGCAACGCGACCCGCGGATCGGCAGCTTCTACCGTTCCCTCGCCGAGCGCAGCGGCGGCTCTTTCTCCTTGTCCCTGCTGAAGCTCGACGGCAAGTTGATCGCCTTTCATTACGGCCTGACGCGCCGCCGCGTCTACTCCCTCCTCCTCACGAGCTATGACGAGTCCTTCCGGGAGTGCAGCCCCGGGCACCTCCTGGTGGAGGAGGTCTTGCGCGACTGCCTCGCGGAGGGCGTCCGGGAGTTCGATTTCCTCGGCTGCGATCTCGAATGGAAGCGGGCCTGGACCGAGAGCTCGCGCTCCCACAGCTGGCTATTCATGTTCCGGAACGATTCCTGGGGACGCGCCCTGAGAGGGGCGAAGTTCACCTGGGCTCCCGCGGCCCGCCGGATGATCGGGTCGTTCTTCCATAGGGGCCCGCTCCTCGGCTCCGCCAGCGAAGGAGGATCCTGA
- a CDS encoding GNAT family N-acetyltransferase, whose amino-acid sequence MRAHSAHPLAALEIGEVNDLPAFKELEREWNALVEATTNEFFHRHEFLRIWMESFAKDARLRILTGRDAAGRLTAALPLMQRYGSLHGLPVRELVATANSHSCRWDLLAEAGAAAGKLFFDYLGNDGSWDVLKLIDVPEDGQAHHLVRAARRAGFPAASWESQRSPYLDLSPEDGRLPRWGSGQLQSLVRRRRRQLLEQGELRLERLTTEGIREALNEFFEMEGLGWKGRQGTACAQDEDTALFYTRLAEEASRSGHLSFFRLKLDGRTIAFHYGLTYAGAYFLPKLGYDEAFGRFSPGLVLIDSVLQDALARRLRRLDFLGSDDEWKLRWSSGVRRHDWLFVFRDNAVGRLLKKAKFDWLPRVKRLWELRRPE is encoded by the coding sequence ATGCGGGCGCACTCCGCGCATCCCTTGGCGGCGCTCGAGATCGGCGAGGTGAACGATCTGCCCGCCTTCAAGGAGCTGGAGCGCGAATGGAACGCGCTCGTCGAGGCGACCACCAACGAGTTCTTTCACCGCCACGAGTTCCTGCGAATCTGGATGGAGAGTTTCGCGAAGGATGCGCGGCTCCGGATCCTCACGGGACGCGACGCGGCGGGGCGGCTCACCGCCGCGCTCCCCCTGATGCAGCGCTACGGATCGCTCCACGGACTTCCGGTTCGCGAGCTGGTCGCGACCGCGAACAGCCATTCCTGCCGGTGGGATCTCCTCGCCGAAGCGGGAGCGGCGGCGGGCAAGCTGTTCTTCGATTACCTCGGCAACGACGGCAGCTGGGACGTCCTGAAGCTGATCGACGTCCCGGAGGACGGGCAGGCGCATCACCTGGTCCGCGCCGCCCGGAGGGCCGGCTTCCCGGCGGCCTCATGGGAATCGCAGCGCAGCCCCTATCTCGACCTGTCCCCCGAAGACGGCCGGCTGCCGAGGTGGGGATCCGGCCAGCTTCAGTCGCTCGTGCGCCGGCGGCGCCGGCAGCTCCTCGAGCAGGGGGAGCTTCGCCTGGAGCGCCTGACGACGGAGGGGATCAGAGAGGCTCTGAACGAGTTCTTCGAGATGGAGGGCCTCGGCTGGAAAGGGCGCCAAGGGACGGCGTGCGCCCAGGACGAGGACACCGCCCTGTTCTACACCCGGCTCGCCGAGGAGGCGTCCCGGTCGGGCCACCTCTCCTTCTTCCGTCTGAAGCTCGACGGCAGAACGATCGCCTTTCACTACGGATTGACCTACGCGGGGGCCTACTTCCTGCCCAAGCTGGGGTACGACGAGGCGTTCGGGCGGTTCAGCCCGGGGCTCGTGCTGATCGACTCCGTCCTGCAGGATGCGCTGGCGCGCCGCCTGCGCCGCCTCGATTTCCTCGGCTCGGACGACGAGTGGAAGCTGCGCTGGAGCAGCGGGGTGCGGCGCCACGATTGGCTGTTCGTGTTCCGGGACAATGCCGTGGGGCGGCTGCTGAAGAAAGCGAAGTTCGACTGGCTGCCGCGCGTCAAGCGGCTCTGGGAGCTCCGGAGGCCGGAATGA
- a CDS encoding DegT/DnrJ/EryC1/StrS family aminotransferase produces MRGPDLFVPAFTTLSPGMLLRRPRRRPPHPFSSSSVRYFYFARNALWRLVKILRLEGREVLLPAYHHGVEVEALLDAGARVSFYRIGRRMEVDLDDVERRIRPATRALHLTHFAGFPGPAREMKEMARRRGLYLIEDCAHALLTLDAGEPLGRTGDAAIFCLYKGLPVPNGGALVINNAELPNVPEPRPAPLASTFSLMASSLLRRLALRGGRPGRAARRLALRLGKGTLRASGVSPVLTGSEHFSRDHLDLGMSSVSLRIALSQDFDRIRAAQRRNYLCLLEGLRDVSEPLFPRLTPGVSPFFYPFVVEDNRLAARQLNAMGIEAVDFWRGSHPLCDLTEFPEVAHLRRSILEIPCHQDIPISILRRVVTILRDTAGDGRGAAATSWPAAEPGPDLSAADVPPAESGA; encoded by the coding sequence ATGAGGGGACCCGATCTTTTCGTCCCGGCGTTCACCACGCTCTCGCCCGGCATGCTGCTCCGCCGCCCGCGCCGGCGGCCGCCGCACCCCTTCTCTTCCTCCTCGGTCCGCTATTTCTATTTCGCGCGCAACGCGCTCTGGCGCCTCGTCAAGATCCTCCGCCTGGAGGGCCGGGAGGTGCTCCTCCCCGCCTATCATCATGGCGTGGAGGTGGAGGCCCTGCTCGACGCCGGCGCCCGGGTGAGCTTCTACCGGATCGGGCGTCGCATGGAAGTCGACCTCGACGACGTGGAGCGGCGGATCCGGCCCGCCACGCGGGCCCTGCACCTGACCCACTTCGCGGGCTTCCCGGGGCCCGCCCGTGAGATGAAGGAGATGGCGCGCCGGCGCGGCCTTTACCTGATCGAGGACTGCGCCCACGCATTGCTGACGCTGGACGCCGGCGAGCCGCTGGGCCGCACGGGAGACGCGGCAATCTTCTGCCTCTACAAAGGGCTCCCCGTGCCGAACGGCGGGGCGCTGGTGATCAACAATGCGGAGCTCCCGAACGTCCCCGAGCCGCGTCCGGCGCCTCTCGCTTCGACCTTCAGCCTCATGGCTTCCTCGCTCCTGAGGCGCCTGGCCCTGCGGGGCGGTAGGCCCGGGCGCGCGGCGCGGCGGCTCGCCCTGCGGCTCGGGAAAGGAACGCTCCGGGCCTCCGGCGTGTCTCCGGTGCTCACCGGCAGCGAGCACTTCAGCCGGGACCACCTCGATCTTGGCATGAGCTCCGTCTCCCTGCGCATCGCCCTCTCCCAGGATTTCGATCGGATCCGCGCCGCCCAACGGCGCAACTACCTTTGCTTGCTGGAGGGCCTGCGCGACGTCTCGGAGCCGCTGTTCCCCCGCCTCACCCCGGGAGTGTCCCCCTTCTTCTATCCCTTCGTCGTCGAAGACAACCGACTCGCCGCGCGCCAGCTCAACGCCATGGGGATCGAGGCGGTGGACTTCTGGCGGGGATCGCACCCCCTGTGCGATCTCACCGAGTTTCCCGAGGTGGCGCATCTGCGGCGCAGCATCCTCGAAATCCCCTGTCACCAGGACATTCCGATTTCCATCTTGCGCCGGGTCGTGACGATTCTCCGCGACACGGCCGGCGACGGCCGCGGGGCCGCGGCGACCTCCTGGCCGGCCGCCGAGCCGGGTCCCGATCTCTCCGCGGCCGACGTGCCGCCCGCAGAGAGCGGAGCCTGA